One genomic window of Corynebacterium diphtheriae includes the following:
- the panC gene encoding pantoate--beta-alanine ligase, producing MTSITHTISEIQKLTHQAIADGRPIVLIPTMGALHEGHLSLVDTAYSLELDNPFVVMSIFVNPLQFAAGEDLDSYPRTLDADAAKLAAHNHQVHAIFAPSPAEMYPLGPRTTITPGAAALLFEGATRPTHFAGVLTVVNKLFQITQCQHAIFGEKDFQQLALIRQMVADFNLPVHVHGSPLMRDHDGVALSSRNAYLSDTERVEARRISVALHQAAMFHVKHDIIAAAANAMAGMDIDYIDVVAPDFSEPTAGNELYGDARLITAVKVGNIRLLDNMAVNVEKPNA from the coding sequence ATGACCTCGATCACGCACACCATCAGTGAAATCCAAAAACTTACCCATCAAGCTATTGCCGACGGCCGCCCCATCGTCTTAATTCCCACCATGGGAGCACTCCACGAAGGCCACCTTTCACTCGTGGATACCGCCTATTCTTTAGAGCTCGACAATCCCTTCGTGGTCATGAGTATCTTTGTTAACCCCCTCCAATTTGCAGCAGGGGAGGATCTGGATTCCTACCCGCGCACTCTTGATGCCGACGCCGCAAAGCTTGCCGCACACAACCATCAGGTTCACGCCATCTTCGCTCCCAGCCCAGCCGAGATGTACCCCCTAGGTCCACGCACCACCATCACACCAGGTGCCGCAGCGCTTCTCTTTGAGGGCGCTACCCGCCCCACGCACTTCGCCGGCGTACTCACCGTGGTAAACAAACTCTTCCAGATCACGCAGTGCCAGCACGCCATCTTCGGCGAAAAGGACTTCCAACAGCTCGCGTTGATTCGGCAGATGGTGGCGGATTTCAACCTTCCTGTCCACGTACACGGCAGCCCCCTCATGCGCGATCATGATGGGGTGGCGCTCAGTTCCCGCAATGCTTATCTCAGCGATACTGAGCGCGTTGAGGCGCGACGTATCTCAGTGGCGTTGCACCAAGCGGCAATGTTTCACGTGAAACATGACATTATTGCAGCCGCCGCCAACGCAATGGCCGGAATGGACATCGACTACATCGATGTTGTCGCACCCGATTTCAGCGAGCCCACAGCAGGCAATGAACTCTACGGCGACGCGCGACTTATCACCGCCGTCAAAGTAGGAAACATCCGACTGCTGGACAACATGGCGGTGAACGTCGAAAAGCCCAACGCTTAG
- a CDS encoding YbaN family protein, whose product MIKPLLLAIGCVSVTLGVAGVILPLVPTTPFLLLAGICFAKSSDRFHTWLMEHHILGPYIHNWRNRQMTSKDKVRTVAAIWVSMLSSAAITYVTLETIIPAIVLPLMACVATLHISRMNPAMVEE is encoded by the coding sequence ATGATCAAACCACTTCTGCTCGCCATCGGCTGCGTCAGCGTAACACTCGGTGTTGCGGGAGTGATCTTGCCCTTGGTTCCCACCACGCCCTTCCTTCTTCTCGCGGGGATCTGCTTTGCCAAAAGCTCCGACCGCTTCCACACCTGGCTCATGGAGCACCACATACTAGGCCCCTATATTCATAATTGGCGCAACCGCCAGATGACGAGTAAGGATAAGGTACGCACCGTCGCGGCCATTTGGGTGAGCATGTTGAGCTCTGCAGCGATCACCTACGTCACCCTCGAGACAATCATTCCCGCCATCGTGTTACCCCTCATGGCTTGTGTAGCAACTCTCCATATTTCGCGGATGAATCCCGCTATGGTTGAGGAATGA